The DNA segment CATGAGGTGGGCGGAGATTTCTATGATCTGATCCGGGTCGACGATTCCCGGTTCGTGGTCGTGCTCGGCGACGTTTCCAACAAGGGTGTCCCTGCGGCGCTGGTAATGTCGGCTGCAGCCGGTATTATCAAGTCGATAATCAAATCCGATACCGAAATATCGGTGTCAAAGCTGGCCGAATCGCTCAATGATATCCTGGCCAATGAGATCATTAAGGATCGAGAGATGTTCGTCACTCTGTTTTTTTGCAAGTTTGATCTGGAGGCTCGTCGCTTGACCTACAGCAACGCCGGTCACATGCCGGGGCTGTTCTGGGATTCTGGCGAAAACTCTATATGTGAACTTGCCGAAGGTGGGCCTATAGTCGGGCAGTTTCCCGGCATCCCGTTCAAACAGGGTGAACGAAAACTCCATCCGGGCGACCGGCTGTTCCTGTTTACAGATGGGCTGACCGAGGCAACCGACGCCGATGACAACCTGTTCGGACGAGAGCGAGCCGAGCAGGTATTCTCCGCGGAGACCGGTCTGGAGCCGAAAGAATTCTGTGTTCGGGTCAAAGAGTGGATCGACCGATTCAGCGAAGGAGCGGGCGAAGAAACCCACGATGATTTTACCATCATGCAGGTGAAGGTCTCATGATGAGTGTTCACCTGGAACTCGAATATCCCTCCGAAATCGCTTCAGAGGCAAAACTTGTACAGCGCCTCAGGGAGCTGTTTGCGGCCAACCATGTGAGCAGTGATGAGCAAAGGGCTTTCACCCTGGCCGTTTCCGAGGCTTTCACCAATGCCCTGATCCACGGCAACCAGTTTGACCCCGACAAGACAATAAAGATATGCCTCGACATTAACGAGTCTTCGCTCCGTGCCGATATAATTGACCAGGGCCGGAACGGGCTCAGGGATGTTAACCAGCCCCGGCAGACAGATCCTCTGGCCGATGGAGGCCGGGGTATCGGGTTGATGGAACGATATGTAAGCGAAGTTCAATTCGAACAAACCGGGGATGGGGGACTCAAGGTGTCGATAACGTTAGAACGTAAACAACTTACGAATATTGAATGAGAACTTTTTATAAACCACGGAGGACACCATGGAAATCAGTGTGAAGGAATCCAACGGTGTTGCAATTCTCAATCTTCAGGGAAGACTGGATTTGTCCAGCGGTTCCTCGCTCAAGGAGCAGGTCAAACTGCTGTTCAACGACGACAAGTCAAACGTTCATCTCAATCTGGCCGACGTGGAGTTCATCAACAGCTCCGGGTTGGGTTCGCTGGTCTCAATCATGAAAGAGACCAGATTGCGCAAAGGGCGACTGACCCTTTCCAACCTGGCCAGCTATGTACAGGAGATATTCGATATCACGCAACTGTCGCATATATTTGAGATTTACGCCACTCAGGAGGAAGCCTTGAATTCCTACCAGTCGATCAATGTCGGCTGATTTGTCGGGACAAGGAAAAAGGGGTTTGTATGAATACTGCTGTTGATCAGATAGCCGAACTGCTGGCGCGTTTGCAGTCGCCGGACTTCTACGAGAGAGAAGAGGCGGTTCGGAACCTGGGCTCATACGGCGAGGATGAGGCGGTGGCCGGCCTGGTGATGGCTCTGGAAGATCCGGACATGGGCATCAGGGAACTGGCTGCCAACCTGCTCAGTCAGATGAAGGGCAATACAGCCTCTCAGCTACTGATCAGTTTCCTCGGCCACGCCGACATCGGCACCCGCAATCTGGCCGCCGAGATTCTGGTGAAGATCGGCGAAGAAGCCGTGGGGCCGCTGCTGGACGATATCGATAATGATGACTACGACATACGCAAATTCATCGTCGATGTGCTTGGGCTCATCAAAGACCGGCGGTCGGTAGAGCAAATCTGTCGCAAACTGTATGATGAAAACTCCAATGTGGCCTGCTCGGCCGCCGAAGCGCTCGGTGAAATAGGTTCCAAAGAAGCTGTGCCGGCGCTGATCGGGTCCTTTGAAAACGTCGAAGATGCCCGTCTTCAGGCCGCCGAAGCACTCGGAAAGATCGGTGATCCATCATCTTTGGACAAACTCTATGGCTTTGCAAAAACTGATGATCCGATGATACAGTATGTCGTTCTGGAGGCAATCGGGAATATTGGCAGAACCGAATCGATATCGCATTTGATGCCGCATCTCGATGACGAAGACAGCACCATAGCCGAAACCGCCTTGATGGCCATCATCAATATCAGCCTGAAAAACGATGGAAAGATAGAGTGCGACCTGCCTTTGGACAAATTCACTCATTTCCTGTTCGACGGTTTGAAGAACCACAACCGAAAAATCACCGAATTCACCTTGAGCACGCTGAAGCACTGGTACGGGGAAGAAGTCTTGTCGCCACTGCTGGATACTTTGGATTCGGTCGAGGAAGAAGATCGTTGTCGGATTTCGGACATTCTGGTCGAGGTCGGACCTTCGTCTGTTAGCTCGATGCTGGACCTGTTCGCCGACTCTTCGCTCGTTGCCAAACTGACCATGCTGGATGTGATCAAGCAGTTCATTGATCCCAACACTGCCCAACGCTTGATTACGTTTGCCGAAGACCCTGAGCCGGACGTCAGACAGAAGATTGCTCACTTGCTGGGGATATCCGGATTCACCGGCGCTATTGAGCCCTTGAAAGTGTTAGCCGGCGATAAGATCGGACATGTTCGTTCAACGGCTTACGCGGCTTTGGGCTGGCTGGCCACGGAGAATGAAATCGACTTTCTGTTCGAAGGGTTGCAAGACTCTTATGCCGACGTTCGGCAGGCCGTGCTGGGCGCGCTTATCGTAATCGGCGCACCGCGAGTTGTCGAACGGTTCACCAGCGACCTTTATCATGATGATGTCGAACGACAGCGGTTGGCCGTGACTGCTCTCGGAATGATCGGTGACGCCGACGTGGTTGGACCGCTGCTGGGTGCCGTCAATCATCCCGATGCCTCAGTCAGAAAACTGGCGATAGCATCGTTGGGCAGAATTCAATCGGTAACCGATGTGCAACCGTTGGTACTGGCATTGTCCGACGAGAGTGCGGCAGTTCGCAAGGCGGCGGTCTCGGCACTCCTGGAAGTAAAGGGCCAGGAAGCTGTCCACGACATCCGAGCTTTGTTGGAGGACGTTGATGTTTGGGTGCGCTACCATACGATAAATGCGATTGGTGAATTGGGTGTCGCCAGTTATGCAGACCATATATTGCCATACCTGGAAGATGACCAGGACATCATACGAATCGCCGCCGTCAAGGCCCTGGCCCTGATGGGCAGCCTGGAGGCCGTTCCCAAATTGCGCGAGCTCGGGTCGGACAAAAACGAAGATATCGTGCGAGCTGTCCAGTCGGCGGTGTCGGAACTGGAGGGAAGTGTCTGATGGATAATCCGTCAATATTGGTGGTCGATGACGAACTGCTGATTAGAGACCTGTTGTATGACTTCTTTCACGATCAAGGTTGGGACATAACCGTGGCGGAAAGCGGCCAGAAAGCTCTCGACATCATGCAGGAAAGACAATTCGATGTTCTCCTGACCGATTTGCGCATGCCGGCGATGGATGGAATGACCCTGACCAGCCAGGTGCAACAGGACTATCCGGATGTTCCGGTGGTAATCATGACCGGATACCCGTCGGTCGATTCGGCCGTGGCGGCCTTGCGCACCAGGGTAGCCGACTACATAACCAAACCGTTCAACGTTAACGACCTCTTCAAGCGGGTGCTATCCCACCTGCCCAAAGAGGGTGAAGGAGCAGACTGATTATGACGCTTCAAGACCAACAGCGCGTTTTGATAACCGATGATGAAGCGGCCATCAGGGATGATCTGAGTGAGTATCTCACTAATCTGGGATATGTCGTCGATGCAGTTTCCGACGCAGCTACCACCGTGTCTTCGGTTACAGATGCCGAATACAACGTTCTGCTGTTGGATCACATGCTGCCGGACAATACGGGCCTGGACATCCTGCCCGACCTGCTTGCAACTTGTCCCAAGTTGAGCGTCATTGTGATGACGGGTTATCCCACCGTGGACATGATTATCTCAGCCGTGCGACGGGGGGCGTGCGATGTTGTGGTCAAACCTTTCGAACTCAAAGAGCTGTCGCAGGCGGTTGAGCGGGCCTTGGCTCGCAATCATCGACTGATTGAGGGGATTGTCGACGGCGGGGATGCTATGACCGACGACCATGCAGCCGGTCCCAGTGCGGACGTATACAACCGGCCGAAAGCCAGGTCGACGGCCAATAGCTAAAAAGGGCGCTTGAATTCTCAAAAGGGTGGAATATGCTAACATCGTCCACGGCTGAACCGGAAATGACCGCTGAAGAATTCGTGATGATAAGAGATTTCATCCACGAAAAAAGCGGCATTTTCTTCGCTGAAAATAAAACATACCTGTTGAAAAACAGACTCATCAAGAGAATGAGTGATCTGGAAATCAAATCGTATCGCGACTACTTCTATCATGTCAAGTACGACACATCGCTCGTTGAGTTCAAGGAACTCATGAACCTGATAACGACCAACGAAACCAGTTTCTTCCGCAACGAACCCCAGTTGCTTTCCTTTTCCGACGAAGTGCTGCCCCTGATGGTTAAGACCAAGAAAGAGGGCGGGGGACCGAAAAGTATCAAAATATGGTCAGCCGGGTGTTCGACCGGAGAGGAGCCCTACACGCTGGCCATGATGATTATGGAAAAGCTGGGTAACCTGAGCGGGTGGAAAGTAGAGGTGATTGCCAACGACATCTCCGAACAAGTCCTTTCGCAGGCTCGCAAAGGAGAATACTCGGGCATTACCTTGCGAAATGTAAAGCCGACCGTCCTCAATCGGTTCTTTGACAAAGTCGGAGACAGCTTTCGAGTGAAACCGGAGGTCAAGGCTTTGGTCAAGTTTTCGCACATCAACTTAAACGAGCCGCGCCAGATGTCGATGCACTCCGGGTTCGACACGATTTTCTGTCGTAACGTGATGATCTACTTCTCAGATGAAGTCAAGCGTCAGATTGTGCGAGGTTACTACAACAGCCTCCAGCCCGGCGGCTACTTCTATATCGGACACTCGGAAACGCTTCACGGTATTTCCAAGGCCTTCAAATTGGTCTATTTCAAGAACGCCTTGGTCTATCAAAAGGAAGCTGTAGCGGCTGCATCCGGCTCCAAACCAGGCAGCATGTCGGCCTCGGCAACGGCCGGACCATTGGCCGGGAAACCCAACGCAGCAGGCGGTGCGCGGCGCGCCATGGATCTATTGAGCAAAATAAAACCGATGACGGTGAATAGATAACGGCAAATGCCTCTACACGGGACAAGTACCTATGGCACTCAAAATATTGGTAGTAGATGACTCACCGACCGTGGTGAAATTCGTGTCTTTCTCCCTTAAGAAAAGCGGATACGAGGTTGTCACCGCCTGCGACGGGATGGATGCAATTGAGAAGATATCGAATCTGACCGAGCAGATCAGTCTGGTAATCACCGATCTCAACATGCCCAACCTGGACGGATATGGCTTGATCGAGGCCCTGCGTCAGAACCCCGAGCATGTCGGTACTCCGATAATCATACTCTCTTCGGAGGATGGCGAAGAAGATCGCAAGAAAGGTATCGAGGTAGGTGCCAGTTCATATCTGGTAAAGCCGTTCAAGGCCTCAGTCTTGATCGACGAAGTCTCACGATATTTGAATCAAGAAGAAAAAGTAAGTTGAGCAATAAGGAGGTTGCGTGGCAGATCTTAAAATTCTAGCGGTCGATGACAGCCCTACGATGCGGCGAATCATCATCAATACGCTCAAACGCGCCGGGTTCGAAGATGTTGTCGAAGCCAGTGACGGCCGGGATGCTCTGGCCAAGATGAAGGTTGAGAAGATCAACTTCATTATTACCGATTGGAACATGCCGGAGATGGATGGACTCTCGTTCGTAACTACTTTGCGCGGTATGGCCGAGTATAAAAGCCTGCCGATTCTCATGGTGACCACCCGTTCAGTCAAGGACGATATCATGGAAGCCTTGAAGGCCGGAGTCAACAACTACATCGTGAAGCCGTTCACCCCGGAGACTCTAAAGGACAAAATCGAACAGGTTCTGGCCGGTTAACGGCCTGTTTGAATAGGAGAATACGATGTCGAATAACCAACCGCTACCAATGAAAATCCAGCAGGAGATAGAGGAACTGGCTTCTTCCATCAACGAGATAGTAGTCAAGTTCAAAGAGTTGCACCACCCCCTTCTCGAGTCCAGCGAGAAAGTTCCCAAGGCCACGGAACAACTCGACAAGATCAGCGAGCAAACTGAAGCAGCCACGCATCAGATGCTGGATCGGGTCGAAAAGATCGTGCAACACGTTGAAGATTCAAAATCCAGTCTGACGGAGATCAAAAGGTGTGTCACCGAAGATCGCGTAGGCGAAATCGAAGGGTTGGCCGATGCCTTGATAGACAAAGCAAATGTCACCTGCAACGACGCCTATACCATAATGGATGCCCTTCAGTTTCAGGACATAACCGCCCAACAGATGAACCACGCTGCCGCTCTGTTGGAAGACATAGAAGCTAAACTCCAAAACATAATGGGTGCACTCAAAGGCAATCAGGATTCTCAATCCGAAACTGACTCAGACAAGAAGTCTCGCGTCTATGATCCGCACGCTGACCTCTTTGAGAAGAAGACTGATCAGTCGGCAATTGATGACATGTTTGCGCGAAAAACCTGATTCATCCTGAGAGTTTCAACATGACTACCGACACCGACTTCGAACTGGATGAAATGCAGGAGATCATAGATGATTTCCTCATCGAAGCTGATGAGTTGATCGGCTCGCTCGACAACAACTTTGTCAAGCTCGAATCCTCGCCCAAGGATCTGGATCTGCTCAACGAGATATTTCGTGCCGTGCACACTATTAAGGGTACCTCTAGTTTCCTGGGCTTTGACCAGGTCACGACTTTGTCGCATAAAATGGAGGACATTCTTAACAAACTGCGCAAGGCCGAAATGACCGTATGTCCGGAAATCATGGATATCCTGCTTGAAGGTCTGGACCTGCTGAAAGTGCTTTTGGACAATGTCCGGAACAAGGTTACCGACGAGATCGATCTTGCCGACATTCTAAATCGGTTGCAGGTCAAGATCGATGGAGCAGCCGAAGTCCCGCCG comes from the Candidatus Zixiibacteriota bacterium genome and includes:
- a CDS encoding ATP-binding protein, with the translated sequence MMSVHLELEYPSEIASEAKLVQRLRELFAANHVSSDEQRAFTLAVSEAFTNALIHGNQFDPDKTIKICLDINESSLRADIIDQGRNGLRDVNQPRQTDPLADGGRGIGLMERYVSEVQFEQTGDGGLKVSITLERKQLTNIE
- a CDS encoding STAS domain-containing protein — protein: MEISVKESNGVAILNLQGRLDLSSGSSLKEQVKLLFNDDKSNVHLNLADVEFINSSGLGSLVSIMKETRLRKGRLTLSNLASYVQEIFDITQLSHIFEIYATQEEALNSYQSINVG
- a CDS encoding HEAT repeat domain-containing protein, with amino-acid sequence MNTAVDQIAELLARLQSPDFYEREEAVRNLGSYGEDEAVAGLVMALEDPDMGIRELAANLLSQMKGNTASQLLISFLGHADIGTRNLAAEILVKIGEEAVGPLLDDIDNDDYDIRKFIVDVLGLIKDRRSVEQICRKLYDENSNVACSAAEALGEIGSKEAVPALIGSFENVEDARLQAAEALGKIGDPSSLDKLYGFAKTDDPMIQYVVLEAIGNIGRTESISHLMPHLDDEDSTIAETALMAIINISLKNDGKIECDLPLDKFTHFLFDGLKNHNRKITEFTLSTLKHWYGEEVLSPLLDTLDSVEEEDRCRISDILVEVGPSSVSSMLDLFADSSLVAKLTMLDVIKQFIDPNTAQRLITFAEDPEPDVRQKIAHLLGISGFTGAIEPLKVLAGDKIGHVRSTAYAALGWLATENEIDFLFEGLQDSYADVRQAVLGALIVIGAPRVVERFTSDLYHDDVERQRLAVTALGMIGDADVVGPLLGAVNHPDASVRKLAIASLGRIQSVTDVQPLVLALSDESAAVRKAAVSALLEVKGQEAVHDIRALLEDVDVWVRYHTINAIGELGVASYADHILPYLEDDQDIIRIAAVKALALMGSLEAVPKLRELGSDKNEDIVRAVQSAVSELEGSV
- a CDS encoding response regulator — its product is MDNPSILVVDDELLIRDLLYDFFHDQGWDITVAESGQKALDIMQERQFDVLLTDLRMPAMDGMTLTSQVQQDYPDVPVVIMTGYPSVDSAVAALRTRVADYITKPFNVNDLFKRVLSHLPKEGEGAD
- a CDS encoding response regulator, yielding MTLQDQQRVLITDDEAAIRDDLSEYLTNLGYVVDAVSDAATTVSSVTDAEYNVLLLDHMLPDNTGLDILPDLLATCPKLSVIVMTGYPTVDMIISAVRRGACDVVVKPFELKELSQAVERALARNHRLIEGIVDGGDAMTDDHAAGPSADVYNRPKARSTANS
- a CDS encoding protein-glutamate O-methyltransferase CheR — its product is MLTSSTAEPEMTAEEFVMIRDFIHEKSGIFFAENKTYLLKNRLIKRMSDLEIKSYRDYFYHVKYDTSLVEFKELMNLITTNETSFFRNEPQLLSFSDEVLPLMVKTKKEGGGPKSIKIWSAGCSTGEEPYTLAMMIMEKLGNLSGWKVEVIANDISEQVLSQARKGEYSGITLRNVKPTVLNRFFDKVGDSFRVKPEVKALVKFSHINLNEPRQMSMHSGFDTIFCRNVMIYFSDEVKRQIVRGYYNSLQPGGYFYIGHSETLHGISKAFKLVYFKNALVYQKEAVAAASGSKPGSMSASATAGPLAGKPNAAGGARRAMDLLSKIKPMTVNR
- a CDS encoding response regulator, translated to MALKILVVDDSPTVVKFVSFSLKKSGYEVVTACDGMDAIEKISNLTEQISLVITDLNMPNLDGYGLIEALRQNPEHVGTPIIILSSEDGEEDRKKGIEVGASSYLVKPFKASVLIDEVSRYLNQEEKVS
- a CDS encoding response regulator, with the translated sequence MADLKILAVDDSPTMRRIIINTLKRAGFEDVVEASDGRDALAKMKVEKINFIITDWNMPEMDGLSFVTTLRGMAEYKSLPILMVTTRSVKDDIMEALKAGVNNYIVKPFTPETLKDKIEQVLAG
- a CDS encoding protein phosphatase CheZ codes for the protein MSNNQPLPMKIQQEIEELASSINEIVVKFKELHHPLLESSEKVPKATEQLDKISEQTEAATHQMLDRVEKIVQHVEDSKSSLTEIKRCVTEDRVGEIEGLADALIDKANVTCNDAYTIMDALQFQDITAQQMNHAAALLEDIEAKLQNIMGALKGNQDSQSETDSDKKSRVYDPHADLFEKKTDQSAIDDMFARKT